ataagatcTTAGGTACgaacaaaaattaaattttagatcTTCAAACGATTCATattatctattatatattttaaatatatcattttatATTAGAAGAGATTAACTATGGTATTCAAAATGAGAATACATTGAAGTTATACCAATAAACATTAGGTACTTGATAAATTTCGTTATCATCTATTAATGTGTTCTTTGTGCTTGGAAGATTCATGGCCAGTGGATGGCAAAAGGGGCCACATGATATTTGGGCATTGGACCAGACTCAACAAAGATGATAATTATTGCACTCAACAATCTCCTTTCCAATAATTGCAGTATTCCTTGCAATCAACGGGAATCGAactcgtgaccttggctctgataccaattgtaggaccgagtgcttaccgttttaccaaaagctatagcttgCAGTGATGGTGcaactaaaatcttttaaaccgcacagcagctcaagtaccacggttcgatcgctctatcaaacagagacaattattgcacccaaaaGCAATTCTTGTATTATTTATGTTCATATGAACGGTTTGCATGGGTACATACGATCATCTTTTTTCGTGGGAATTGTATCAGTTTTCCATGGGATTTTGAGCATTTTAGTGCCTAATTCTTCAACTAAAGACAAAATTATGTAAGTTCTGATTTGCATATATACCCAATCTCGGGTCTGGAAACTTTCGTTCAAGCCAAAGTTGTTTCTTGTCTAGTAGAAGCAAGCGTCTTATGTTATCAATTATTCTGATTATAACTAGATTGCTTTCACATCAATTTAAAATTTCTAgttttatcatatttatataatacAAATTTTTGGTGttcttgaaaatttaatttgtaAATTTTGAGAATCCTGTTGATTTCACGCTTCGAGTATTGAGAGTGCATGACATCATCTGTAAATCTCTAACTCAAATCTATTTCTAATTTTAACAAATGATCAAACGACAAGCAAACAGTCTTTCTACCACTTTTGTGTGTGAGTATTTAGCTGAAAAAACTTTCCAGAGATGGCAGCTGCCACAGCTGCTTTGAAATTGGGATCTCTGGTTAGAGTAGAAGCCATATGTTCCACCAAAGAGTGTTGGAGTTCAGGGGCAGCGATTTTGCCTCTTGACTTACTCCTTGTAGTTTCATCATGACTAGTCTTTGGAATGGTGAGATCGAGCGTGATCCCTGCAGGTCCGGATGAACTAAGAGAGGTCGAGCATGGCATGTTACCAAGATTCGCGCTCCTATTCGGGGTAGAATTTGCCTCGAGTTTCAAGGGTTGAGGATGGTTATGCTTCCCTTCATAAGTTGCAACTAGAACCGCTTGATCTTCCATGCTTCTTTGAACCTGTGAGAGTGTAAAAGTAGAGGTTAATTAGTTCCTTGGAAATCAAATCAGTCTTGTACATGAGAGCTACTATTTTTCTGCATCAGCCtttaattaatcaaatcatTTATCTTCGCTTGTGCCGGCAAAAAGATTTGCTCCCTTTTATGCTCATATTTCTTCCTTTTTTTCATATCTCGAGTtagattttttttgttcaaaaatacATAGAATTAAAGTAGAATAGAGTAACGAAGAGACAAAAATGCAATACCATGAAAATCAACTTTCAACGCAAAAATTTATGAGTCCATGAAATTATTTGTTTTCCTTGCTTTTGCATATAATTAGAAAAATATGGTAcacataattatataaaatatatatcacaattaggggtgggaaaaaataccgaaataccgaaataccgaaaaatcgTACCcaaaaaaataccaaacttaccgaaaaaatcggtataccgaaatttttGGTATGGTATCATACCTTTCGGTACGGTatcataccgtaccgaaattttcggcatcggtatcggtatggaatatttttttttcgtaccgaaataccgaaaataatttttttattattatttttaaatttaatttcggtataccgaaaaaattgTCGATATACCAAAatgttttcggtataccgacaattttttcggtgtcggtacggtaccggtatgaacttttttcataccgaaaattcggtataccgaatgtgcggtataccgaattttcggtatcggtatgaaaaaattccataccgatattttcgATACGGTATACGGTATCGtagttcggtacggtataccgtatcGTACCCACCCCTAATCACAATCTTAGAGCTAGCTATTATCATATATTTATCATAATCACCATAATATCATGCGTGTTTATTCCAATTTGGCTTACAGAGAATAGGTACTATGTTGAATTATGTTGGTTATTTGCATCAAAGCTGCCACCTCTTATTTGTTAGTCAAATTTAATAAGTCAATTGTCAGTTCCTAAATTACAGGCAATTTGTTAGTTTGTTGGTTATTCATTAGTCTATAAATTGTAAAGATTCCGTTGAataaaactgaagttctcagcTTTCTTTTCTAATATATCTTCCAACTTTTTTCATACTTTTGTACAAAGATcttattcatatttttattctttcatCTTTAAACTAtcaaagtggtatcagagctctcTTCTTAAGGGATATGTGAGTTCATTTGACTGTTTGAAATGGAAAGTGAATCTCATTTTTCATCAATGGCTCCACCAGTCTTCGATGGAGAAAATTATCAAATGTGGGCAGTGCGTATGGAAACGTACTTGGACGCATTGGATTTATGGGAAGCTGTGGAAGAGGATTATGATGTTCAACCTCTTCCAGCTAATCCTACTATGGCACAGATCAAGACACAAAAGGAGAAAAAGACAAGAAAATCAAAGGCAGAAGCATGCTTATTTTCAGCGGTTTCGGCAACGATTTCACAAGAATTATGTCTCTCAAAACAACTAAGGCAATTTGGGACTATCTAAAGGGAGAATATGCAGgagatgaaagaattaaagGGATGCAAGTTCTAAACTTGATCAGGGAATTCGAACGTCAAAGAATGAAAGACTCAGAGACAATTAAAGATTACTCTAACAAGCTTCTTAATATTGCAAACAGAGTAAGACTTCTTGGATCTGAATTTACCGACACAAGAATTGTTGAAAAAATTCTTGTTACAGTACCTGAAAGATATGAGGCAACTGTCACTACCTTGGAGAATACAAAAGACTTGACAAAAATTTCTCTTGCTGAATTGTTGAATGCTTTGCAAGCACAAGAGCAGAGAAGACAAATGAGAGAGGATACAACATCTGAAGGAGCCTTGGCAGCCAAACATCAAAATTTGGCCAAAtacaaaaagaagaagaagaatttTGAACGGAATGAAGCGAGTACATCCGTCTTTCCAAAAGGAAAAAATGGAAATCAAAAAAATTCGTATCCAGTTTGCCAACATTGTGGAAAGAAGAGTCATCCTTCATTTAGATGCTGGAGGAGACCTGATGCTAAGGGTTCCAAGTGCAATCAACTTGGGCATGAGGCAGTGATATGCAAAGAAAAAGCTCATCATCATGAAGTTGAAGCCCAAGTTGCAAATCAAGAGGATGAGGATCAGCTTTTTGTGGCATCTTGCCTTGCAAGCATTAGCTCATCTGAAAGTTGGTTGATTGACAGCGGATGCACCAACCACGTGACTCATGACAAGGGACTTTTCATAGATTTCAAGCCAACTGATATCATTAAGGTAAAAATTGGAAATGGTGATTACATTTCTGTCAAAGGAAAAGGAACAATTGCCATAACAAGTGCTGCAGGTACAAAGAAAATCTTTGATGTTCTTTATGTGCCAGAAATTGATCAGAATTTGCTAAGTGTTGGTCAATTAATGGGGAAAGGCTTTAAAGTAATCTTTAAAGATGGTTTTTGTCGCATTCTTGATGCCATGAGTCGGGAAACTCTCAAGGTTAGAATGAAGGGTAATAGTTTTTCTTTTGATCCCATGAAAGAAGAACTTGTTGCATATTCTACTGAAATCAGCAACATTGGAATATGGCACAAGAGGCTCGGTCATTGTCCTTTGGAAAAGATGCAGCTCATGCAGGAAAAAAAGTTGACAATTGGCTTACCAAACTTTGGAAATCACTTGTTAAACTGTTATACTTGTCAATATGGTAAACACAGAAGAAGACCATTCCCAAAGTCAACTTGGAAGGCCACTCAAAAGCTTCAACTTATTCACACAGATGTATTCGGGCCTCAAAGAACACCATCATTAGCAGGTAGTCGGTATTACATCAGTTTTATAGATGATTTTACAAGATTTTGCTGGCTTTTCTTCTTAAAATTCAAATCAGAAGTTGCTGGAGTATTTTGGAAATTCAAGAAAATTGTGGAGAATCAAAGTGGTTGTAGGATTCAAACGGTAAGATCTGATAATGGAAAAGAATACACTTCACAGGAATTCAATTTGTTCTGTGAGAAAGCCGGCATAGAACACCAATTAACTGCTCCATATACTCCGCAACAAAATGGAGTTAGTGAAAGGCGAAACCAATATATAATGGAGATGACCAGATGTATGCTTCATGAGAAGGAGTTACCCAAGAAATTTTGGGCTGAAGCAGCATGTACAGCAGTTTTTTTGCAAAACAGATTGCCCTCCAAGGCTTTGAAGGATAAAACTTCATTCGAGGCATGGTATGGTTATAAACCTTCACTCAAATTCCTAAGAGTATTTGGTTGTATTTGTTTCTCTCACGTTCCACAGGTCAAGCGGGATAAACTAGACAAAAGGTCCGAACCATGCATCTTTGTGGGTTATAGTTCTGCCTCTAAAGCCTACAAGGTGTATCAACCTCAAACAGGGAAGTTAATTGTTAGCAGAGATGTGTTCTTCCTTGAGGAAGATAAGTGGAACTGGGAACAAACAAAAGACACATCTACAAGCAAGATAAAATCAAGTTTGCCAATCCAAACTTCAGAAATTGAAGCGGAAACGGAAGATGATCCACCAATCCGTGGAACAAGATCACTTCATGATATTTATCAAAGATGCAGTGTAGCCATTTGTGAACCTGCATGTTATGAAGAAGCCATTAAAGACCAAAAGTGGAAAAAGGCAATGGAGGAGGAGCTATCGATGGTAAAAAAGAACAAGACTTGGGTGCTAGTTGATAGGCCAAATGATAGAAAAATAATTGGAGTAAAATGGGTGTTTAGGACCAAGTTCAATGCTGATGGGTCTATCAATAAGCACAAAGCTAGGCTGGTTGTCAAGGGATATGCTCAAATTTTTGGAGTCGATTACTCAGACACATTTGCCCCGGTTGCCAGATTAGACACTATACGGTTGGTCCTAGCTATAGCAGCTCAAAATGGGTGGAAAATATTCCAGCTAGATGTAAAATCagccttcctaaatggtctactggaGGAGGAAATCTTTGTTGAGCAACCAGAAGGATTCATTGAAGAAGGCCATGAAGACAAAGTGTGCCTACTAAAAAAGGCACTCTACGGCTTAAAACAAGCTCCACGAGCTTGGTATAGTCGTATAGATGATCATTTATTGAGCTTGGGTTTTGAAAAAAGTCTATCAGAAGTCACCCTATATTTTAAGAAACAAAATAATGGTTTtcttgttgtctttgtatgtggaTGATTTGTTGGTGACAGGTAGCAATGCCAAGCTTATTGATGGATTCAAGCAAGATATGATGCTGGTCTTTGACATGACGGATCTTGGGCTAATGACATATTTTCTTGGCATAGAAATCAAACAAGCTGATGGAGAAGTTTTCATCTGTCAGAGAAAATATGCTAAAGAAATACTTAAAAAGTTTCATATGGAAGAATGCAAAGAAATGGCTACACCAATGAATCAAAAAGAAAGCTTAAGCAAGGAAGATGGTTCAGACAAAgttgaagaaagatatttcagaagtaTGGTTGGATGTTTGATGTACCTAACTGCTACAAGACCAGATATTCTTTTTGCTGTAAGCATTCTCTCTTTTTATGCATTGCGCTACTGAAATACACCTTCAAGCCGCAAAAAGAGTCATTAGATATATCAAAGGGACTGTTGACTAGGAGTGGGCATAAAACCCgaaaaaccgaaaaaaccgacCGAAACAAATAATTCGGTTTAAATGGTTCGGTTTTATCAGTTTTTCGGTCGGTTAcggttttaaaatttatgagattcggtttttcggttcggttttcggttttaCTCCCCCAAAAAACGAATAACCGAACCGGCCATGTTATTGTTAAGTATAGGGCTTTTATGAATAATGGGCCATATTGTATAATGGGTTATGGGCCTATTTGGATTTAACCATAAATTTTCaatatgttttcttttctttcttagGGCGACGTTTTTTTTCCTTACCACTCACCACTACCGTCTACGAGACTACGACTACCAGTCACCACTCGGCACTCACCATAGTCCACAGCCCATAGGTATGCAGACCACAACGCAACGCTCGTTTATAGCTTATGGTGTTCTGATGTTGATGTTACTTTATATTATCAAATGAGTTATTTTATTGTTTCGAATTTCGTTTTTAATAACATGGTTTTGGCTCTAGTTCTCCTCCTCCAGTACCCATGACATATTCTGAAACGCCAAGGGTGGGAGGGGCGGGGGCTGGCAGGGGAGCAGAAATTTTGGAGGGGTGAATCTGATTTTTGTCTAGATGCGCACAAAAATTGTTGGATTATATTTGATGTGATTCGGAATGACAATAATAGTTTGGAAAAAGAATCGGTTTGAACTTGATTCAAGAGTTAGATTCTTTGATCTTAGGACAAAATTGACGTagattttgtttaattaatccgGTTCGATTTTCACAAAATGGAATCCTCTTAAATTATCGGTTAAAGTTGGGTCGAGCCAAAATTTCGGATATTGCTTAATATATTGTTGATTGGAAATTAAAGAATTGGTATATTATTATGCTCATGAAGTAAGAAATATTCGAAGTTGATCTTTTGATGTCAAAAGTTGAGTCATCTTTACCAGAAAAATTAGATGACAATCGTTGGCTGATCGAACCCACTAATCAAGGGCGTTGATTGAATCTTAATATGTACAAAATTACTGGAAAGAGAGGAAAGAGAGGAAAATGGGTCTTGTGGTTTGATCGAACCTACTGTCCAttctatatacatatacattgaTACATTATTGCTTTTTCCTATAATTAGTTCATGGTTTCCATATATGTTTGTATatctatgtatatatatgtttattgATTCAGCAATTAAAGTTTTTTATTTTGAGTACTTCTGGTTTGATTTTGCAAGGGCACACATGCAATGTTTATCATTATTGTTTCTTGACTGGTTAAtttgtttcattttttataGATGGCAGAAAAGGAGGGTATGATCGATGAAAGCAAGAGTTCAAATGATAACTCCTAATTCGTCATCTGTAGATTCGGTTGATGTTGGGAAAAAGCGAAAATCTGTAAGAcctagatctcttatttgggaaCATTTTGAGAAATATGAGGATTCTAATGGGACACGTAGAGCAAAATGTAATTATTGTGGTTCAAGTTATGCTGCCGATTCAAGTTTAAATGGTACTTCATCATTGGGTGCTCATTTGAAAAAGTGTAAAAAATATCCATGTAATGTGGAAACTAAACAAGCAAAAATAGCCTTTCAAAACATTTCAAAAGATCATATAATAATCAATGCTTGGAGATTTGATCAAGAAGGTTGTAGGAAAGCTTTGGCCAAGATGATACTTGTCGATGAATTACCTTTTAGTTTTGTGGAAATGGAAGGATTTAGACACTTTATAAATGTGATACAACCATCATTTAGAATTCCTTCTCGTAGGACTATTACAAGGGATTGCTTTGAACTTTTCttggaagaaaagaaaaatcTTAAGCTTTTTTTCAAGGAGACACGTCTAAGAGTTTGTCTTACAACAGACACATGGACTTCAATACAGAGAATTAATTATATGTGTCTTACTGCTCATTTTATTGACAAAAACTGGAATTTGCAAAaaagaatattaaatttttcTCCAATATCTAGCCATAAAGGCGATGATATGGCAATTGTTATCACTAAATGTTTGCTTGATTGGGGTTTGGATAAGGTCTTCACTATCACAGTCGATAATGCTAGTTCGAATGATACTACAGTGAAAGAGATGTCAAACCAATTAAGTAAATGGGGAAGTAATTTGATGGATGGTAAACACCTTCATGTGAGGTGTGTGGCTCATATAATCAATCTCATTGTTCAAGATGGCTTGAAAGAAGTTGGAGATTCAGTGAGACGAGTTAGACAAGCTATAAGATATATTAGACAATCTCCTGCAAGgattaaaaaattcaaagattGTTGTGAACTTGAAAAGATAACAAGTAAGAAGTCATTGTGTTTGGATGTTGTTACTAGGTGGAATTCTACTTACTTGATGTTGAAAGTTGCTTTGGAATTTGAAAATGCTTTTGTAAGTTATGGTATTCATGATCCTGGATTGTTGGATCATCTTCTTACCCATGTTTGTGAAGATGGAAAGGATGTAGGTGCATTGACAAGTGTTGATTGGGAAAATGTGAGAAAAATGGAGAAGTTTCTTGAAGCCTTTTATAATCTTACGTTGAGAGTTTCAGGTTCATCATATGTTACTTCAAATATCCACTTTCATGAAATTGGCGAGCTTTCTTGTGTTTTAAAGTTGTTGGCAGAGAATGATGACAGTGTTTTGGCTACGATGGCAAAAaggatgaaatttaaatttgacaaaTATCGGGGTGCTCCAGGAAAAATGAATaagatgatttttattgcatgtgtGCTTGATCctcgtttcaaatttgattatgTGGCTTTTGTGCTTTCGAAGATGTATGGGCAAGAGAAAGGGGAGCAATTAAGAGTTGAAATAAAGTTGTATATGACTTCTTTGTTTGAAGGATATAAGAAGGTCACTTCAAAAATGTCTCAAGGATCATCCACTAGTAAAGTTGAGCCATCGGGTATAAACATAGGAAATATTCATAAAAGAACACTAATACAACAAGAATACTTGAGACATAAGGCTGAAAGTGGAAATATGGATGCTAAGATTGAGTTAGATAGGTATCTCGATGAAGATGTTGACGTTGCAAATGAACATTTTGATATTTTGCTTTGGTGGAAAATTAATTCTTCCAAATTTCCTACTCTGGCTGAGATGGCTCGTGATGTGTTAGCGATTCCTATTTCTACTGTGGCGTCGGAAAATGCTTTTAGCACCGGGGGACGTGTTCTAGATTCATTTAGAAGTTCATTAACACCTCGATTAGTGCAAGCTCTCATTTGCCTTCAAGATTGGTTCCGAAAAGAATCTTCTCCCATTAAAGTAGAAGAAGACTTGGATCATCTTGAAGAGATTGAATCTGGTAATAAATTTGtgtattttttatgttttattttaaaattattttgttatttaatGTTGGCAATAATtttcttacttttttttttagatttgatcaATATTAGAAGGGATTCTTGCATTGGAAGAGATTCTTGCATAACCAATATATAAACATTTCCATGAAATATTGTAAGTTAAATTTCACTTAATGTATCTTGTATTTGGTGCATTAAACTGCTAAGCCAATAAGCttccattttattttgaaagatgaAGATGCCTTGTGTAGATCTGGTCCAGAACTACAATTTCACACTAATACTACAATTCCACCAAGCTATTGTGtttgaaaaaattattgtttGTGAGGTTCTACCTAACCCTGAACTATTCATACTAAAGGATACTTttaattacaggatcttctggTACACAAGTAGAAGCAAGGCTGGTTGGGATCAATATCATTATAGGAAGGTAAGATAATGCATTTTTAGATTTAAGCATTTACACTTATTGTTATTAGTTGTaatgaatttattgtttttttccataaaaaaaggatttttttttatgactttGTGAAAAATCTTTGCAATTAATTTCAATAAGTTTAAGTTATTGTTTCAAAATTGTGATTCATAATCACTTTATAATTGTAATGAATTtaatgtctttttttttttttgctaaacAGGATTTTGGAATTTAAGAATTGGAAgttcaaatattttgaaggagatGGCCATACGAACTGTTTTGGGATTGTCAGACGTGGAGTTCCATTCGATCTTGTTGACACTTTGTTATATTTCCTATTACTGAATATTCAGTTGGCTTCAAGCATTTCGGTGTTTACATAGTTAATTAGTtatatattgttattatattcgcATGACATGTTTGCACACaacacattatatatatataagattaaGTCCCACAAATCAAATGTTTGACAAATACTATGATTTAGATTTTATAGACATAAAGTGacgtataattttatttattaacaaaatTTTAGCTAACCATATGTAACCGACCGTCTAAACCGAACCGTAATACGaaaaaaccgaaccgaaccgtaataaaatggtttggttttggactaaaaatattcaaaaccaaaaaccgaaaaacCGAAACATGGTAGAGAAAAACCGGACCGAACCGACCGACGCCCACCCCTACTGTTGACTATGGTgtaaaattcaagaagtgtcAAAACTTCAAGTTGACAGGATTTTCTGATAGTGATTGGGGTGGATCCAAAGATGATATGAAGAGTACATCTGGGTATTGTTTTAATCTAGGATCTGGTGTGTTTTCTTGGTGTTCCAAGAAGCAAGAAAATGTGGCACAATCCACTGCAGAGGCGGAATTTGTTGCTGCTATAGCAACAACAAACCAAGCATTGTGGTTGAGAAAGTTGTTATGTGACTTACACTTGAAGCAATTAAATGTTACAGAGGTATTTGTTGACAACCAAGCCGCGATATCAATATCACATAATCCAGTTTTTCATGGAAAAACCAAACATTTTAAGATCAAGTTGTTCTTTTTAAGAGAAGTGCAAAAAGAAGGAGAAGTGAGCCTGATTTATTGCAAATCTGAAGACCAACTTGCTGATATATTCACAAAACCTCTTCCAGCAAACAAATTTGAGTTTCTTAGACAAAGACTTGGAGTTTGCAGCCCTTAATGCAAGGAGGAGTGTTGGTTATTCGCATCAAAGCTGCCACCTCTTATTTGTTAGTCAAGTTTAATAAGTCAATTGTCAGTTCCTAAATTATAGGCAATTTGTTAGTTTGTTGGTTATTCATTAGTCTATAAATTGTAAAGCTTCTGTTGAataaaactgaagttctcagcTTTCTTTTCTAATATATCTTCCaacttttttcatatttttgtacAAAGATcttattcatatttttattctttcatCTTTAAACTATCAAATTACCTTCTTTTTGACTGGGCATCTTGGAGCATAAGAACACCTAAAGTAAGCCCGCGGAGAAGGGTTATCTCTAGTCACTTTCTGCCCATACTTCCTCCACTGATAACCATCTTTTACTAACTGCAACCGTTGAAATTTACAGTCTTTGAATACAAGACACATACCAAAAAACAAACTGATATACATATGTATGTgtcatgtgtgtgtgtgtgtcttgaATCTGTGGTGATTATATTCATTACTACTTACGAGACTTGCATCAGATGCTTCGGTTCGAACATAAGTCCGCCGTATCTTTCCTTTGTTGTCTTCTTCCTCTCTCGGTTTCTTGCACGAATCTTCATCGCTGGAGCTGCTTTCAGAAGAACCGTTAATAATGTTTGCTTCAATATTATTGTTGATACCACTTTCAGGTTTCCTCTTTCTTGAAATCAAATCTAACTCCGGATTCTTGATCTTGTACTCCTTTAATCTGTTTTGTAATTCATTGTAATTCTCGCACATGACCGTCAATAATCCAGTCAGTTTCTTGTTTTCAGCACTCACCCTATTCAGTTCCTCTATCAAAGCACCCCTCTGTTTGACCAGAAACAATAATAATGAAGTTAAGACTCAGAAAATATCAACAACTCAACTGATTTGCTCCATCGATTTCAAATGTAATTAAGTTAGTAGCATATTGTATTTTCATTAGACGGGCCGACAACTAAACACATATTTCACTCATGTTCACGTTTTTTTCTCGATCAGTAATTACTTTCAAGAACTCGAACACTGTCAGAAGCGAAACCAGAATTTTTACATCGACACAACAAAGTTTACCTATATGCAATAATTTtagttttcagtcaaattccAGATGAAATATGTCTGacaaaaaaatttctttcaTATGCAATAATCCCATATAAACACAATTGCTATCAGTTGCTACAGTGTGTTTTGCATGTTAATATGTGTTCTTGTGGATGTACTGACCTCTTGTTTCGCACATACTCTTGCTCCCGATTTCAAACTGCTTTCCACTTCATGTTTCTGAAATCCAGAACAAACAAAAGCAATCACCAAACTTTCATTACCAAACACAACTTGAAGTTGAACTGCATTCAATTTACTGTGACAAAGAACTAAATAAGATTACCATACTAAACATTTCAGGAGCTTCATCAAGGAGCCGAAGAGGTTTCGAATTCAGATCCAATGAATTATTCAGAAGACTAATGAACTCCATATCTTCCGCAGATTCAAGAAGGTGAATTCCAAACAATTTAACTCAATTTAAATTCTTCTAGATCTTTGATATGTTCTATATATCCGAGAGTGCAACTTTTGGCTGCTCACAATAGTCAAACAATGAAGAGAATATTATATGTACATGCGTGCATATATGTATAGATAGATGAAGAGTGAGAGAGggtagaaaaattaaataaatacaattGAACCGACAAGTTACAAAGAGGTGGGGATTGGGAAGGAAGATGGATTGCCGGAGAATGAAAAGTATATTGGATTTATCTTTGAATTTATGACAGCATGGATATAGCAAGAAGTTAGAGTAAGGTCGGCTGATTCggcaaaaaaa
This window of the Primulina tabacum isolate GXHZ01 chromosome 4, ASM2559414v2, whole genome shotgun sequence genome carries:
- the LOC142541276 gene encoding zinc finger BED domain-containing protein RICESLEEPER 2-like — translated: MKARVQMITPNSSSVDSVDVGKKRKSVRPRSLIWEHFEKYEDSNGTRRAKCNYCGSSYAADSSLNGTSSLGAHLKKCKKYPCNVETKQAKIAFQNISKDHIIINAWRFDQEGCRKALAKMILVDELPFSFVEMEGFRHFINVIQPSFRIPSRRTITRDCFELFLEEKKNLKLFFKETRLRVCLTTDTWTSIQRINYMCLTAHFIDKNWNLQKRILNFSPISSHKGDDMAIVITKCLLDWGLDKVFTITVDNASSNDTTVKEMSNQLSKWGSNLMDGKHLHVRCVAHIINLIVQDGLKEVGDSVRRVRQAIRYIRQSPARIKKFKDCCELEKITSKKSLCLDVVTRWNSTYLMLKVALEFENAFVSYGIHDPGLLDHLLTHVCEDGKDVGALTSVDWENVRKMEKFLEAFYNLTLRVSGSSYVTSNIHFHEIGELSCVLKLLAENDDSVLATMAKRMKFKFDKYRGAPGKMNKMIFIACVLDPRFKFDYVAFVLSKMYGQEKGEQLRVEIKLYMTSLFEGYKKVTSKMSQGSSTSKVEPSGINIGNIHKRTLIQQEYLRHKAESGNMDAKIELDRYLDEDVDVANEHFDILLWWKINSSKFPTLAEMARDVLAIPISTVASENAFSTGGRVLDSFRSSLTPRLVQALICLQDWFRKESSPIKVEEDLDHLEEIESDLINIRRDSCIGRDSCITNI
- the LOC142542415 gene encoding putative WRKY transcription factor 40 isoform X1 — protein: MEFISLLNNSLDLNSKPLRLLDEAPEMFSMVILFMESSLKSGARVCAKQERGALIEELNRVSAENKKLTGLLTVMCENYNELQNRLKEYKIKNPELDLISRKRKPESGINNNIEANIINGSSESSSSDEDSCKKPREEEDNKGKIRRTYVRTEASDASLLVKDGYQWRKYGQKVTRDNPSPRAYFRCSYAPRCPVKKKVQRSMEDQAVLVATYEGKHNHPQPLKLEANSTPNRSANLGNMPCSTSLSSSGPAGITLDLTIPKTSHDETTRSKSRGKIAAPELQHSLVEHMASTLTRDPNFKAAVAAAISGKFFQLNTHTQKW
- the LOC142542415 gene encoding putative WRKY transcription factor 40 isoform X2 — translated: MEFISLLNNSLDLNSKPLRLLDEAPEMFSMKHEVESSLKSGARVCAKQERGALIEELNRVSAENKKLTGLLTVMCENYNELQNRLKEYKIKNPELDLISRKRKPESGINNNIEANIINGSSESSSSDEDSCKKPREEEDNKGKIRRTYVRTEASDASLLVKDGYQWRKYGQKVTRDNPSPRAYFRCSYAPRCPVKKKVQRSMEDQAVLVATYEGKHNHPQPLKLEANSTPNRSANLGNMPCSTSLSSSGPAGITLDLTIPKTSHDETTRSKSRGKIAAPELQHSLVEHMASTLTRDPNFKAAVAAAISGKFFQLNTHTQKW